Below is a genomic region from Chromatiaceae bacterium.
CACGCGTGCCGGCAATCTGTTTACCACCCATACACCGGTCGAAGCCGGTTTCGATCACTTTCCCGCGCCGCTGGTGGAGCAATATCTCGATCCCTATTGCGCGGAACTCGACTGCAGCACGCACAGTATCCTGCGACTGGGACGTACCGATCCGGACGACCTCTCTGCGCCGTTCAACATGGCGCACCTCGCGGTGCACAGCTGTGCCGCAATCAACGGGGTGAGCCGTCTGCACGCGCAGGTCAGCCGACGTATCTTCCAGGCTCTGTTCCCGCGTTGGCCGGAGGCCGAGGTCCCGGTCGGCCACGTCACCAACGGCGTGCACGTACCTTCCTGGGACTCGCCTGCCGCAGACGCCCTCTGGACCCGCGCCTGCGGCAAGGACCGCTGGCTGGGCGAGCTCGGAGAGCTGCGGGCGGCACTGTCCGTGGTACCGGACGAAGACCTGTGGGCATTGCGTACCGCGGGTCGCACCCGGCTCGTGGACTTCGCCCGGCAGCGCCTCGCGCAACAGCTCGCCGAGGCGGGCCTGGGGGCACAGGCCGAGGACGTCCACGGTGTCCTCGACCCGAACATCATGACCCTGTGTTTCGCGCGGCGTTTCACCGAGTACAAGCGGCCGACCCTGCTACTCAGCGACCCCGCCCGATTGGCGCGCCTGCTGCAAGACGCCCGACGCCCGGTACAGATCGTGATCGCGGGAAAGGCGCATCCGCGTGACATCGTCGGCAAGGCGCTGATTCGTGAATGGACGGCGTTCATCGGCGAATTCGGTCTGCAGTCCCGGGTGGTGTTTCTCAGCGACTACGACATGGTGTTGGCCGAGCAACTGGTACAGGGTGCGGACCTGTGGCTGAACACGCCGCGCCGTCCCTGGGAGGCGAGCGGTACCAGTGGCATGAAGGTACTGGTAAACGGCGGGCTGAACCTGTCCGAACTGGATGGCTGGTGGGCCGAAGCCTGGCGTCCGGATCTCGGCTGGGCGATCGGCGACGGACGTGAACATCCACTGGACCCTGAATGGGAATCGGCCGAGGCCGATGCCCTGTACCGACTGCTCGAGGACGAAGTCGTACCGTGCTTCTACGACCGCGACCCGCGAGGCCTGCCACGCGGCTGGCTGGCCCGGGTGCGCGCGAGCATGTCCGAGCTCGCACCACGCTTCTCCGCGAACCGCATGCTGCGTGAATACGTCGAGTCGTACTACGTGCCGCTCGCTGCCGGCTACCGCGCACGTACCGCCGACCGGTGTCGCGCAGCGGTCGCGATCAACGAGTGGCGGGCACGCCTGGATACCCATTGGGGCAAGCTGCGCTTTGGCGATCTCGAGGTCGAGCGCGAAGGCGACGCCCATCGATTTCGTGTGGCCGTTTACCTCGACGACCTGGACCCGTCCGACCTGGAGGTCCAGCTGTACGCCGAGGACGAGCGCACCGGCACCGTATTGTGTGAATCGATGCAGCGCGCCGAACCCTTGGCGGGCGCCGTCAACGGCCATCTCTACACCGCACGCCTTGTCGCCGACCGCCCGGCGTCCGATTACACGCCGCGCCTTATCCCCCGCCACCCGGATGCGGTCATTCCGCTGGAGGCCGGACAGATCCTTTGGCAACGATGATCCGCACGCGGCCGCCGGTTTTTTGTACCGACCGCATGCCGCAAGACCCCGGCACCGAACCGGCAGGTTCGTAGCTACCGCCGATCACCGTGCACCTTTCTGGCGCGCCCGGCCTCTCCATCCGGACGATCAGCGTGCAAGACGAGTCAGGAATATTGACGGTAAACGCATTAGCGGTTAATAATATAGTCAACCATTTAATACTTAGGGGCTTGATTCTTATAGTCTTTTCGTTTTTATGGCTCAACTATTGCTAAGCAACAGCTGAGAACATTTTTTTGGCGGTTTTGTCGCCGGTTCGAGATGTACCGCGTACCGTAGGACGGTCACGGCTACCCCGAGCAACGATCGGGTCGACGGCAGCCCTTCACCGAGGTGCGAACTCATGTCCGACGTCTATACAGTGCTGCTTTCCTGGGCGATATCACTATCCGGATTCGCGCCACCGACCGAAGAACCGATCGTCGTACCAAAGCCACATGACTTTTTCGTCGAACAGGCATGCGACGGCCAGGAGTGCAAGGTGTACGGCTGGTATGCCGGCGGTCGCAATCTGTACATCGATGAACGCCTCGACCCGGAAGAAAACCTGCTTGCATCGTCGATCGTCGTGCACGAGATGGTGCACTACCTGCAAGGAACCTCACGCAATGGTGGCGTACCCTATGGCGGTGCCGCTTTCAGTGAGTCGCCGAACTGCGATGACGCCATCGAGATGGAACGCCAGGCGTACAACGTTCAGCGTCAATACCTGCAGCGTTACGGATCCATCCAGCCGGTGGGCGTTTCGATGATGCGCGTGGGTTGCGCGCCCTAGACGTGTGCGGGGCGCTCAGGCCCCGCCGATGACCACTAGAGCCCGATCTCTGCATCGAGCCAGCGCTCTACCGTCCTATACAGTTTCGCCGCATCGATCGGTTTTGCGAGGTGCTCGTTCATCCCGGCGTCGAAGCATTCCTGGCGCTCGTGTTCAAACGCGTGAGCGGTCATCGCAACAATCGGTGTCATCGCGTTCATCGACTCGCCGCGAATCATCCTGGCGGCCTCCAGACCATTCATGGTCGGCATCTGCAGGTCCATCAGGATCAGGTCGTACGGGACTTCGCGTGACATCTCCAGCGCGCGGGCACCGTCATCGGCAGCATCCACGACCAGACCCGCCTGCTCAAGGAAGTCCCGGGCCACAACCTGGTTGACCGCCTCGTCCTCCACCAACAGTACACGGCGTCCCGCATGCGCGTGCTGCAGCCGGGCCGCCGTCGGTGCCTCGCCGGCCTCCGGCGACACCGATTCGGTTTGCGGATCCCCCTTGCCGAGCCGCACCGTGAACCAGAAGGTACTGCCCTCGTCCGGTTCCGATTCGACGCCGATATCGCCGCCCATCGCCCGCACCAGACGCTTGCAGATCGCCAGTCCCAGACCAGCTCCACCGTACTTGCGCGTCAGCGAACCATCGGCCTGTTCGAACGCGGTGAACAGGCGTTCCTGGTCGGCCGCCGATATCCCGATGCCGTTGTCCTGCACTTCGCAGCGCAACTGCAGTTCGTGTTCGCTCTCCTGGCTGACCACCGCACGCAAGGTGATTGCGCCACGGGTGCTGAACTTCACCGCGTTGCTGCACAGGTTGATCAGGATCTGCGTGAGTCGCAGTGGGTCACCGCGCAATGGTCGTTCAACGAGGTCGGGCGGGATCTTCACGTGCAGGCTCAGGCCCTTATCCGCGATCTGGTGCCCGACGGCGTTTTGCAGATTCCTGACCACGTCGGCAAACGAAAAACCGACCGAATCGAGTTGCAGGCGGTCGGCTTCGATCTGCGAGATATCGAGAATGTCGCTGATCAGATTGAGCAACAGCTTGGACGACTGATCGACCACCTTGAGGCGGCGAAGCAACTGCGGATCGCGGGTGCTGCGCAGCGCGAGCTCGGTCATGCCGATGATGCCGTTGAGTGGCGTGCGCAGTTCGTGGCTCATGTTCGCGAGGAAGGTACTCTTCGCCCGGCTGGCCGCCTCGGCGGCGACCGTTGCGTCACGCATCGCCCGTGTCCTTGCCTCGAGTTCCCTCGCCATATCGTTGAAATTGCGGCCGAGCAGATCGATCTCGTCGATCCCCGCAACCTCGGGACTGCTGGCCTTCAATGTCTCACCGAGGTCCCGGGTGAGCTCCGACAAATGCGCGATCGGTCGGGCAATGGTCGCCGACAACCTGCGCGATTTGTTCAGCATGTAAACGAAGAACGCAATGTAAAAAAGCACCATGCCGGCAATGGCGAGGTAACCGATCCGGTTGCTCAGCTGTTTCAGGCGGGTGATCGGCTCGAGCACCTCGGATTTCTCGATCAGCGAGATCATGCGCCAACCGGATTCCGGTACGATCTCCTGGCTGAGCAGGTAGTCCGTGTCGTCGATGGTGATATCCCCTATCCGGGCCTTGGACTCGAACAATTGCCGCGTCTGGCGCCGCACCGACACGTCGCCGAGCGTCAGTATGTTGTACTCCTCCGGCTTCGTGACTGTCTCTCCCACCCGCTCTTCGTAGCTGTGCGTCTTGAGTTCACGCAGTTTCAGCAGGTCCTCGGCACGCTCCTGCATCGCAAGGATGACCCCGTTTCCATCGACCATCAGCGTGCTTGCATGCCACGGCATCTGCAATCCGAGAATCTTCTGCACGAACGAGTCGATGGTCACGTCGAGTCCGGCGACGCCTTCGAGGAAATCACCGAGATAGATCGGTACCACCAGCGAAACCATCCACCCCTGCCCGGCCGGATCGAGGTAGGCCCCGGTCCAGACCGGTTTACGCATGGGGTTGTGCGTCGCGTCGGCCTCGTAGTAGAAGTTGAAATCCTCCATATGCAGCTGCGGACCGTACTGCGCCGGCGCATCGGCAATGTAGGGATACAGCCGGTTCATGTCGTCCCAGGTGTTCAGATAGGCCTGGGTCACAATCGGGCTGGTCTCGACGATCGAGGCCAGCAACGGGTCCATCGCCTCGCTGCAGCGCGCCTTGTGCATCTCGGCTGCACCGAGCGTGGTGCCGCCCGAGTAGTACAGGGACGCGCCGCCGTTGTCGCTGTTCTTGAAGTAGGCACCGTTCGCGTGGGTCGCGAACCCGGGTTCGCCGTGCGGCAGGTGGCAATCGTCTCCGGAGAAAAAGGCCTGTTGGTCACGCTGCATCATGAGCGCGAGGCGCGCCACCTCCTGCAGCTTGCCGTCTATGTTCGCCACCTCGCGGGAAGCGATCTCCTGGATACCCCGCGTCGCTTCCTGCAGCAGCATCTCCTGGCTTTTGCCCGAGACATAGAAAGTGATGCCGAAATACAGCAGCAGGACGATCTCGATCGCGAATATCGGAATGAGGGAACTGGACAGGTAGTTCCGATAGATCAAAGCGCTGAGGCTTCTGTTTTTCTTGTCGAGGTCTTTGGAGATCGGCATGCCTGCAGTTTTCGGCCGTTTCACTGAGGAGTTTACCGGACCGCCGAACGCAGGGAGATCACGGCACCCGGTTCAACCGGCGAACCGCGGCGCCGTTGGACCCCGGCCTCGCAGTCCCCCGAAAAGGAACCTTTGTCGCATCGCTAGGACAGTGATACGTCGTCGGGGATTGACCGCACGGAGCACGTGTCGCTCAGGCGTTACCCCTGTGACCTGACACGAGCCGGCGATGTTGCGCGATCGTCAACGGCGTGCGGGATTTCGCCACCTTGTGGACGAAGTTGTAACGTGCCACGTGGTAGCTCGGATCGAACCCGTAGAAGTTCAGGCGCATGCGCGCCAACTCCGCCTCGCGGTAGGCCGTCAGGGGCTGCTGGCGTTGCTCGGCGGCGCGGCGCTGCCGCTTGGCGTCCAGCCGGTCGGCGAACGCCGGCACATGCGCCAGCTCGGCGGCACGCCGCCGCGTGTCTTCGACAAACCCGGCCCCGGTACTCGCGAACACCTGGTTGACCAACCCCAGGCGTTGCGCCTCGTCGACGCCCATCGGCAGGCGTCCCTGGGTGATGCGTTCGACATTCTCGTCACCGGCGTAGCGTGGCAACAGGTAGGTCCAGTACTCGGAACCGTAGAGATTGCCCATGTCCTTGTAATGCGGATTGAGCACGACGCCGGCACGCGCCCAGACCTCGTCCGCGGCACGCGCCAGGAACACCCCGCCGGCGCCGGCGTTGCCCTGCAGCGCGGCGACCGTCAGGTGGGTGTCGGTCTCGATGATCGCCTGCGCGAGGTCGTCGATCGCATTGATGTTGCGCCAGGACTCGTCGGCGGGACTTGCCGCCGCCTCGATCAGGTTGAGGTGCATCCCGTTCGACCAGTAGTCCGGCCCGCCCATCAGCACGATCACCCGGGTGTCGCGCGCACAGGCGGCGCTATAGGCCTCGCGCAGACGCTCGCACTGCCGGGTGCCCATAGCGCCGTTGTAGAACGCGAAGTGCAGATAACCGACCTCGTTGGCCTCCTCGTACCAGATGTCGCGGTAGCCGCTGTCTTCACCCCCGGGGACCACCGGCAGCTCGCCGAGCAGCGCCTCGAACAGCCGCGCAGCCGGCAGCTTGAATGGATGCTCCGCATGCGCGTCGCGCAGGTGGCCGATCCACACCGCGCCGTCGCGGGTGGCCCGGCACAGCGCGTCGCCGCTGCGCGCGATCAGCGAACCCGGCGCACCGCGCAACACGCGCTCCGGATGGGCGTCGTAGAGCAACACCTCGCGGCCGAACAGCTCGTCGCGGACCCCCGGCGCACCGTCAGCGCTGCGGATCTTGCGCAGCACCGTGCGCGTGTCGTCATTGGACCAGTCGATCGCCCGTTCGGCCTGCCGCAGCAGCGGCCGCGCACGGCCACGCACGCCACCGGCGCCGGGTTCGAAGCGTCGCGCCACGAGGTCACCGGCGGCGAAGCGCTCCAGCGCCTCGATCACCGCGTCGACCGCCGCCGCGCTGACCTCGTTGCGATACAGGCTGGACTTGGTCGCGTCACGCAGCGCGAACTCGCGCCATGCCCAGACCGGCCCGGCGTCCATCTCCGCCTCCGCCTGCAGCACCGTCACGCCCCAGTGCGTCTCGCCGTCGAGGACCGCCCAGTCGAGTGCCGACGGACCGCGATCGCCGCGAATCCCCGGATGCACGATCAGGCAGGTGTGGTTGCGCCAGACGTCCTCGGGGATCGCGCGCTTGAGAAAGGGGGCGATCAACAGGTCGGGCTGGAAGGCGTCGACCGCCTCGCGGGTTACCGCGTCGTTGATGTCGAACTCGACCGACACCTCGTGGCCACGTTCACGCAGGGTCACGAACAACCGCTGGGTGAGGCTGTTGAACGCATGGCTCAGCAGCAGGATACGCATGCTCAGCAGATCCGCGGCAGCTGCTCGCCGGTCAGCCAGTCGACCACCCGGCTGCCGCCGAAGTTGGTCTGCATGCGCACGAAACCGTGCGCGTCCTCGACCACCGCACCGATCCGCGCGGCCTGCGCACCGAGCGGATGGGCGCGCATCACCTCGAGCAGCGCGTCGGCGTCGTCCGCGGCACAGATACAGACCAGCTTGCCCTCGTTGGCGATATACAGCGGATCCAGGCCGAGCAGTTCACAGGCAGCCGCGACCGCCGGTTTGACCGGAATCGCCTGCTCGTCGAGCTGCATACCGACCGCGGACTGCTGGGCGAGTTCGTTCAGCGTGGTCGCCAGGCCGCCGCGCGTCGGGTCGCGCAGACAATGGATGCCCGGCACCGCCTCGACCATCGACGCCACCAGGGTGTGCAGGGCGGCCGAATCGGACTCGATCGTCGTCTCGAAACTCAGGTTCTCGCGGCTGGACATGATCGCGATGCCGTGATCACCGATGCTGCCGCTGAGCAGCACTGCATCCCCGGGACGGGCGCGGTCTCCGGAGATCCCGACCCCGGCCGGCACCACCCCGACCCCGGTCGTCGTGATGAACACACCGTCACCCTTGCCGCGTTCGACGACCTTGGTATCCCCGGTCACGATCGCGACGCCGGCCGCCTGTGCCGCCTGCCCCATGCTGATCACGATGCGCTCCAGGTCGGCGAGCGGAAAGCCCTCTTCGAGTATGAAGCCGGCCGACAGGTACAGCGGTCGGGCGCCGGCCATCGCGACGTCGTTCAGGGTGCCATGCACCGCCAGCGAACCGATATCGCCACCGGGGAAAAACAGCGGCGAGATCACGTGGCCGTCGGTGCTCATCACCATCCGGCCCGCCGGCACCTCGAACGCCGCCTGGTCGTTGGCCTGGCGCAGCATGGGATTGTCGAAATGGGTGACGAACAACTCGTCGATCAGCTGCGCCATCGCCCGCCCACCGCTGCCGTGGGTCATGTCGACGGTGCCGCTGCGCAGGTTGAGGCGCAGCGGGAAGCGTTTCATCTGTGCGCTCATGCATTCGCCTCGCGCAGCGCAGGCTCGCGGAATCGGCCGTAGGTCCAATACGCCGCGCAGGCACCTTCCGACGACACCATGCACGAGCCCATCGGGTTCTCCGGCGTACACACGGTACCGAACAGCTTGCAGTCGGTGGGCTTCTTCACGCCGCGCAGGATGCGCGGGCATTCGCAGCCCTTGACGTCGGAGGCCTCGACCGCGGGGACGCTGAAACGCTGCTCGGCATCGAACTCCGCGTAGGCCGTCTTGATGCGCAGCGCGCTGTAGGGCACCAGGCCCAGGCCCCGCCACTCGAAGCTGCGGCGCAGTTCGAAGACCTCGGCGACCAGCGCCTTGGCCTTGTGGTTGCCCTCGCGCGAGACGACGCGGGTGTACTCGTTCTCGACATCGTGACGACCCTCGTTGAGCTGACGGATCAGCATCAGTGCCGACTGCATGACATCGAGCGGTTCGAAACCGGCGATCACCACCGGCTTCTGGTACTCCTCGGCAAAAAACTCGTACGGCTGACTGCCGATCACCGAGCTGACGTGCGAAGGGCCGAAGAAACCGTCGATCGACACCGTGCCGATCTCGCGGACCTCGGGCGATTCGAGGATGTTCTGGATCGCGGCCGGCGTCAGCACATGGTTGCAGAACACGCTGAAGTTTTTCAGTCCCTCGGCCTGCGCCTGGCGAATCGCGACCGCGGTCGGCGGCGTCGTGGTCTCGAAGCCTATGGCGAAAAACACCACCTGGCGGTCGGGATTGTCGCGCGCGATATTCAGCGCATCCTGGGTCGAATACACCATGCGCACGTCCGCACCCTCGGCCTTCACCTTGAGCAGACTCTTGCGCCCGCTACCCGGTACACGCAGCATGTCTCCGTAGGTGCACAGAATCACGTCGTGATCGCGGGCCAGCGCGATCGCGTTGTCGATCCGGCCGATCGGCAGCACGCACACCGGACAGCCCGGCCCATGGACGAAGCGCACGTTGTCCGGCATCAGGTCCTGAACGCCGTAACGAAAGATCGCGTGCGTATGGCCGCCGCAGAACTCCATCAGGTTGTAGCGACGGCCGCGCTCGACCTCGGCGTGGATCGCTGCGGACAGTTTCTGCGCGAGGTCGTGACGGCGAAACTCGTCGACGTATTTCACGACACCGCCCCGCCGGCCGCCGGTCCGCCGAGTTCCTCGATCAGCTCGGCCTCACCGAACAGCGCGAGCGTGCGCTCGGCCTCCTCGGGGCTGATCTTGTTCAAGGCGTAGCCGACGTGGATCAACACGAAGTCGCCGCAGGCGACGTCTTCGACCAACGCGAGTGATACCGCCTTGCGCACCTCGCCGAGCGCGACCACCGCGGTATCGCTGGCCACGTCGATCTCGACGATCTGAGCCGGTATCGCCAGACACATGGCTAGCTACCGATAGCCGCCAGCGCACGCGTCGCGCGAATCCACTGATACCAGTCCGCCATCCCTTCGCCCGAGGTCGCGGAGACCCGCAGCACCTTGATGCCGCGGTTCACCCGGCGCGCATACTCGATGCACCGGTCGACATCGAACTGCACGTAAGGCAACAGATCGACCTTGTTCAACAACATCAGGTCGGCGGCATGGAACATGTCGGGGTACTTAATCGGCTTGTCTTCACCCTCGGTGACCGACAGGATCACGACCTTGTGTGCCTCACCGAGATCGAACGCCGCCGGGCAGACCAGGTTGCCGACGTTTTCGATGAACAGCACGCTGTCGTCGACCGGCTGCAGGTGCTCGATCGCATGGCCGATCATGTGGCCGTCGAGGTGGCAGCCCTTGCCGGTATTCACCTGCAGCGCCTTGGCCCCGGTCGCACGGATGCGCTCGGCATCGTTAGAGGTCTGCTGGTCGCCCTCGATCACCGCGATGTCGACTTCGTCCTTCAGATCGTCGATCGTGCGTGTCAGCAGCGTGGTCTTGCCCGAACCCGGACTGGACACGAGATTGAGGGCCAGGACGCGATGCTCGCCGAACCAGCGGCGGTTGGCATCCGCGTAGGCATTGTTCTTCGCCAGGATATCGGTCTCGATCTGCACCATGCGTGCCTGGCTGAGCCCGGGGGCATGCGCACCGGCCGGCCCCTGACCGTAGTCGTGGGCGTGATCATGGGCATGGGCATGGGCATGGGCATGGTCGTGGTCGTGGTCGTGGTCGTGGTCGTGGTCGTGATGGTGACCCTGATGCGCATGCCCGTGCGCGTGATCGTTCGCCGCACCCGGCTCCTCGATCCGCGTCTCGCCCTCACCGCAACCGCACACCGTACACATCGCTCGCTCTCCGCTAGTTGACCGTCGCCCGGGCCGCGGTGGTGATCCGCAGCCGCTCAGCCCTCCCGCAGCCGACCCCGCAGCAGGTCCCGCCGCGAGATCATTTTACCCTCAACCCGCACGCCGATGTCCGCGAGGCGGCGCGTCGGCCGGCGCTCCACCTCCACCAGCCGTCCCTGCTCGAGGGCCTCCAGGTCGATCTCCGGGGTCTCCTCACCGCGCATGATACGCCCCAGCAGCTCCTCGTCGACCGGCTCCGGTGCGCCGCGTGCCGCTGGCGCCATCAGGTCGCGCAGGAAGGCCTCGGCGGCCGCCAGCGCGTGCGCCTGGCTGACGAACTCGCGCATCGGCGAGAACAGGGAATGGGTCTGGCAACGCCCCAGGCCGTCGATCTCGTTGACCATGAACTTGTAGGTCCCCGAGGGGAAGTCGTGCGGCTGCTTGTGGCCGAGTTCCAGCGCGTCCCAGTCGTCACCTGCCCGCGGCAGCATCACCAGGTTCATCAACCACGGGGTGACCAGCACGCCCAGCACCCGCCCGGCGTATTCGCGGAAGCCGACGGTCTCGACACGCAGCGCGTCGTTGAGCAGTGGCAGCCCGGCCATCTGGTCGCGGTGGATGCGTTCGAAGGTCGCGGCGATCACCTCGCCGGCCTGCATTGGATCACCCATCATCCTGTCTCCCTCGCCGACCCGAGGCCGGGGAAATAGTGATCGACGTCGATGGATTCGGCGCCATTCATGATCTCGCGGAGGCCGTCGAGCGCGCGGTTGATCTGGTCGGCGTCGTCGGCACTGATCACCTCGCGCGCCCAACCCAGGAAGTTCAGCACCCAGGTGCCGGCCGGTTGCATGCCGACCAGCAGCATGTGCACGTGCTCGTCGCCGTTGCGCCCACGGCACAGGGCGGTCGCCGCGCCCGGCTCTATGACCTGCACCGGCACCCCTAGGCACATGCCGCGCGCTCCAGTTCGGCCTGGCGCCGCCAGTGTCCGGTGCCGGCCGCGGCGCGCGGGTGCAGCGTCACGCCAAGACCGGCAAGCTCCGCGACCAGGCGCTCGACCATCCCGTCCAGCCCGGCGGTCGCCTCGGGGGTCAGACCGAGCCGGTTCTCCAGCGAGTGCGGCACCATGCCGATGATCGCGATATGACGCGGCGACTCGCCCTTGAACGCGAGCAGCGCCAGCAGGTCGGACAGCCCGAGCTGGTGGTTCGACAGCTTGGTCTGGAAGAACGCGCGGATCTCGTCGTTGGCGATGCGCAGCAGCGAACCCGGCGGCAACGCGGCGTTCACCGCATCGGCGACGATCAGGCTGTGGCAGCGGCGCATCGGTTCGAACAGCTCCATCCCGGTCGTGCCGCCATCCAGCAGGCGCACCCGCGCCGGTACCCGATAGCGCTGTTCCAGTTCCTCGACCGCACGCACGCCGATGCCCTCGTCCTGCATCAGGACATTGCCCATGCCGATCACCAGGATCCCGTCGTCACGATCGTCGTCTGTCATCCGTCCGCTCCCGTGCTGGTTGCCTACCGGCGAAGTGATGTCCGTCGGACGCGACGCTGCCGATGCGCCCGCCCGGTCCGCCGCCATCACCGTCACAATGCCTTCACCTTCACGATCTCGGTCTGCTCGGTGTCGAACATGTGGATCGCGCAGGCGATGCACGGGTCGAACGAGTGCACCGTGCGCAGCACCTCGAGCGGGTTCTCGGGATCGGCGACCGGGTTGTCGAGCAGCGACGACTCGTAAGGGCCGATCTGGCCGTCGGCGTCGCGCGGACCGGCGTTCCAGGTGCTCGGCACGACCGCCTGGTAGTTCTTGATCTTCGCGTCCTCGATCACCACCCAGTGCGACAGGGTCCCGCGTGGGGCCTGGTGGAAGCCGACCCCCTTGATCTCGCCCTTCGGGAAGACCGGGGCGTTGAAGGTGTCGAGGTCGCCCCTGCCGATGTTGTCGACCAGGTTCTGCCACTGGTCCTTGAGGGTGTCGATCATCACCGCGCAACGGACCGCGCGCGCGGCATGCCGGCCGATGGTCGATTCCAGTGCCGACAGCGGGACCTCGGAGAGCCCGGAGACCGCCTTGATGGTGCCGATCGCCTCGTTCAGGTACTTGGTGTAGCGCGCGTTGCCGCCGGCCACCGCGACCAGGACGTCGGCCAGCGGGCCGACCTCGGCGCGCTTGCCGTAGAAGGTCGGCGCCTTGACCCAGGAGTACTTGCCGTCGTCCTGGAAGTCCGTGTACTCGGGTTCGGTCTCGCCGACCCAGGGATGCAGCGCGGCCTCGCCCTGGTACCAGCTGTGCTTCGAGCTCTCGGCGACACCGTCGCGGAAGTAGGCGTCGTTGAACGTGGTGATCGGTTTCAGGGCCTTGAGGTCACCGTTTTCGATGTAGCCCCCGGGCAGATCGAACACCGTCCCCTTGCTGTCCTGCGGGCAGTCCGGCACGGTCAGGTAGTTGTTCACGCCGCCGCCGACCTGGGTCCAGTCGAGGTAGAAGGCGCCGATCGCCGGGACGTCGACCAGGTAGGTCGACTTGATGAAATGCTCGAGCTTGTCGATGAAGGTCCTGATCAGCATCAGGCGCTCGATGTTCAGCACCGACGGCGCCTCGTGGCTGATCGAGTTACTGACCCCGCCGACCGCGACGTTCTGGATGTGCGGGCTCTTGCCGCCGAGGATCGCCACGATCTTGTTGGCGTAGTTCTGCACGTCCAGCGCGTTCATGTAGTGCGCGACCGCCAGCAGGTTGACCTCCGGGGAGAGCTTCATCGCCGGGTGACCCCAGAAGCCACTGGCGAACGGGCCGAGCTGTCCGCTGCCGACGAACGTCTTGAGCCGGTCCTGCACCGCCTTCATCTCGTGCGGGCCGTTCAACGGCCAGTCCGACAGCGACTCCGCGAGCTTCGCGGTCGCGACCGGATCGGCATCCAGCGCGGAGACGACGTCGACCCAGTCGACCGCCGACAGATGATAGAAGTGCACGATGTGGTCCTGGATCGCGTGCGCGCACTGGATGATGTTGCGGATCAGCTGCGCGTTCAGCGGGACCTCGAGCTGCAGTGCGTTCTCGACCGCGCGCACCGAGGTGATCGCATGCACCGTGGTGCAGACCCCGCAGAAGCGCTGCGTATAGGTCCAGGCCTCGCGCGGATCGCGCCCGACCAGGATCTTTTCGATACCGCGCCACATCTGCCCGGAGGACCAGGCCTTGGTGACCTTGCCGCCGTCCACCTCGACGTCGATGCGCAGGTGGCCCTCTATGCGGGTGATCGGGTCAACGGTGATGCGTGT
It encodes:
- the hybE gene encoding [NiFe]-hydrogenase assembly chaperone HybE, producing MGDPMQAGEVIAATFERIHRDQMAGLPLLNDALRVETVGFREYAGRVLGVLVTPWLMNLVMLPRAGDDWDALELGHKQPHDFPSGTYKFMVNEIDGLGRCQTHSLFSPMREFVSQAHALAAAEAFLRDLMAPAARGAPEPVDEELLGRIMRGEETPEIDLEALEQGRLVEVERRPTRRLADIGVRVEGKMISRRDLLRGRLREG
- a CDS encoding HyaD/HybD family hydrogenase maturation endopeptidase; the encoded protein is MTDDDRDDGILVIGMGNVLMQDEGIGVRAVEELEQRYRVPARVRLLDGGTTGMELFEPMRRCHSLIVADAVNAALPPGSLLRIANDEIRAFFQTKLSNHQLGLSDLLALLAFKGESPRHIAIIGMVPHSLENRLGLTPEATAGLDGMVERLVAELAGLGVTLHPRAAAGTGHWRRQAELERAACA
- the hypD gene encoding hydrogenase formation protein HypD → MKYVDEFRRHDLAQKLSAAIHAEVERGRRYNLMEFCGGHTHAIFRYGVQDLMPDNVRFVHGPGCPVCVLPIGRIDNAIALARDHDVILCTYGDMLRVPGSGRKSLLKVKAEGADVRMVYSTQDALNIARDNPDRQVVFFAIGFETTTPPTAVAIRQAQAEGLKNFSVFCNHVLTPAAIQNILESPEVREIGTVSIDGFFGPSHVSSVIGSQPYEFFAEEYQKPVVIAGFEPLDVMQSALMLIRQLNEGRHDVENEYTRVVSREGNHKAKALVAEVFELRRSFEWRGLGLVPYSALRIKTAYAEFDAEQRFSVPAVEASDVKGCECPRILRGVKKPTDCKLFGTVCTPENPMGSCMVSSEGACAAYWTYGRFREPALREANA
- the hypE gene encoding hydrogenase expression/formation protein HypE translates to MSAQMKRFPLRLNLRSGTVDMTHGSGGRAMAQLIDELFVTHFDNPMLRQANDQAAFEVPAGRMVMSTDGHVISPLFFPGGDIGSLAVHGTLNDVAMAGARPLYLSAGFILEEGFPLADLERIVISMGQAAQAAGVAIVTGDTKVVERGKGDGVFITTTGVGVVPAGVGISGDRARPGDAVLLSGSIGDHGIAIMSSRENLSFETTIESDSAALHTLVASMVEAVPGIHCLRDPTRGGLATTLNELAQQSAVGMQLDEQAIPVKPAVAAACELLGLDPLYIANEGKLVCICAADDADALLEVMRAHPLGAQAARIGAVVEDAHGFVRMQTNFGGSRVVDWLTGEQLPRIC
- a CDS encoding HypC/HybG/HupF family hydrogenase formation chaperone, whose amino-acid sequence is MCLAIPAQIVEIDVASDTAVVALGEVRKAVSLALVEDVACGDFVLIHVGYALNKISPEEAERTLALFGEAELIEELGGPAAGGAVS
- a CDS encoding HypC/HybG/HupF family hydrogenase formation chaperone, translated to MCLGVPVQVIEPGAATALCRGRNGDEHVHMLLVGMQPAGTWVLNFLGWAREVISADDADQINRALDGLREIMNGAESIDVDHYFPGLGSARETG
- the hypB gene encoding hydrogenase nickel incorporation protein HypB; translated protein: MCTVCGCGEGETRIEEPGAANDHAHGHAHQGHHHDHDHDHDHDHDHAHAHAHAHDHAHDYGQGPAGAHAPGLSQARMVQIETDILAKNNAYADANRRWFGEHRVLALNLVSSPGSGKTTLLTRTIDDLKDEVDIAVIEGDQQTSNDAERIRATGAKALQVNTGKGCHLDGHMIGHAIEHLQPVDDSVLFIENVGNLVCPAAFDLGEAHKVVILSVTEGEDKPIKYPDMFHAADLMLLNKVDLLPYVQFDVDRCIEYARRVNRGIKVLRVSATSGEGMADWYQWIRATRALAAIGS